GGTCTGGGGCGACGAGCGGTTGCTGCTCATGTGCTTCCAGAACCTCATCACCAACGCGATCACTTACTCTCCGGTCGGCTCGCACATCGGCATCGGCGCGCGCCGCCTCAGCGACGTCATCGAGGTCTCGGTGGCCGACCGCGGCATCGGCATCTCGGAGGACGACCAGAAACGCATCTTCGAGCGGTTCTACCGGGTCGACGCCGCGCGCTCGCGCAACACCGGCGGCACCGGGCTCGGCCTGAGCATCGTGCGACACATCATCGAGAACCACGGCGGTGAGATCCGCGTGTGGTCGAAGCTCGGTTCGGGCTCGACGTTCACGGTTCGCCTGCAGGCGGCGGAAGCGCGCCGCTCGGGCCGCGACGAAACGACCGAGAGCATCCGGCTGCCCAAAAAGGTGAACTCTTAACACCCGAACATGCAGCGCGCCTGCAGGTTCACGAAACGTTTCCCCGCCGTATGCACAATGGAGACGTGACACGAATCCTGATCGTCGAAGACGAGTCATCCCTGAACGAACCACTCGCATTCCTGCTTAAGAGGGAGGGCTACGAGACCGCGATCGCCGAAACCGGCACCGACGCGGTCGAACAGTTCGAGCGCGACGGGGCCGACCTCATCCTGCTGGACCTCATGCTGCCCGAGATGCCGGGGACCGAGGTGTGCAAGCGCATCCGCGCCACCTCGACCGTGCCGATCATCATGCTGACGGCGAAGGACTCCGAGGTCGACATCATCGTCGGCCTCGAACTCGGCGCCGACGACTACGTCACGAAGCCCTACTCGACCCGTGAACTGCTCGCCCGCGTGCGCGCCGTGTTGCGTCGCAGCGAGGTCGACTCGGAGGACGAAGACGAGAGCATCGTGCAGGTCGGTGACATCCGCATGGACATCGATCGCCACACCGTGCTCGTACGCGGCAACCTCACGCAGATGCCGCTCAAGGAGTTCGAACTGCTCGAGTACCTCATGCGCAACGCCGGCCGTGTGCTCACCCGCAGCCAACTCATCGACCGGGTCTGGGGGCCCGACTACTACGGCGACACGAAGACGCTTGACGTGCACATCAAGCGCATCCGCTCGCGCATCGAGGTGACCCCGTCGTCGCCGAAGCTGCTCGTGACCGTGCGTGGCCTCGGCTACCGCTTCGAGGGCTAAGCGCGCGATACGCAAAGAGGGAGGGCCCTAAGCGATCGCTTGGGGCCCTCCCTCTTTGCCTGCGTGGCCTTAGCCGACCGGTGCGTTCTCAGCGTCGGTCGACTGCTGCGGCAGGAGCGTCTGGTATTCCTCATGCACCGAAGCGGCGTCGTCGTCGCCGAGCACGGGCACCGCGTGGGTCTCTTCGACCGTCTGGCGAGCGCCGTCGGCGTCGGTGTAGGAAGCCTGGAAGGTCACCTCGACCGTCGTGCCGGTGGTGAAGTCACCCTGCACGAGCTGCTGGCCCTGGTCGCCGAAGCCGATGTCGGTGAGCTGCTGGCCCGCAGTGTAGGTGAGGGGGAGGCTCACCGTCGTGCCCTCAATGTCGAGGTTGAGCTGGGCGTTCTCGGAAGTCGTGTTGACCGCGGTGAAGACGAGGTTCGCCTCGGTGCCGGCGTCGTTGGTGAGCAGCAGCACGTTGCGCGCGTGCACGTCGCCGAGGTCGATGTTGACGCCATCGCTCGCCGCGTACTCCATGGTCGTGCGCTGCGGGCTGAACATGTTGCAGCCGGTCAGGCCTGCAGCAAGCGCAAGAGCCAGGGCGGATGCGGCGACGGCACGGATCTTCACGGCAGGGGCCTCCCGGTGTGGTTGCGAACCGCTCCCGGTTCGCCCAATAAAGCTGTCCCAAGCCTAGCGGATTGTGGGCGCTGCGCCGCGCACCGCGTCGGCGGCGCGGAATACTAGCACTCCTCCGTGATAGAATGGGCCGTTGGAGAAAGGGGCCCATCTATGAATCTTGAGGTCGGCGAGACCGTCGTTTACCCGCACCACGGCGCGGCAACGATCGAAGAAGTCAAGACTCGCATCATCAAGGGTGAAGAGCGGACCTACTTGAAGCTCAACGTATCGCAGGGCGACCTGACGATCGAGGTGCCGGCCGAGAACGTCGAACTGGTCGGAGTGCGCGACGTCATCGACGAGCGCGGCCTCCAGGAGGTCTTCGATGTCCTCCAAGCACCGATCACCGAGGAGCCCACGAACTGGTCGCGACGCTACAAGTCGAACCAGGAGAAGCTCGCCTCGGGTGACGTGCTCAAGGTGTCGGAGGTCGTGCGCGACCTGTGGCGCCGCGACCAGGACAAGGGCCTGTCGGCAGGCGA
The Gulosibacter sediminis genome window above contains:
- a CDS encoding response regulator transcription factor, which gives rise to MTRILIVEDESSLNEPLAFLLKREGYETAIAETGTDAVEQFERDGADLILLDLMLPEMPGTEVCKRIRATSTVPIIMLTAKDSEVDIIVGLELGADDYVTKPYSTRELLARVRAVLRRSEVDSEDEDESIVQVGDIRMDIDRHTVLVRGNLTQMPLKEFELLEYLMRNAGRVLTRSQLIDRVWGPDYYGDTKTLDVHIKRIRSRIEVTPSSPKLLVTVRGLGYRFEG
- a CDS encoding CarD family transcriptional regulator; protein product: MNLEVGETVVYPHHGAATIEEVKTRIIKGEERTYLKLNVSQGDLTIEVPAENVELVGVRDVIDERGLQEVFDVLQAPITEEPTNWSRRYKSNQEKLASGDVLKVSEVVRDLWRRDQDKGLSAGEKRMLAKARQVLVSELALAEEIDEVAANEHLDKVLAA